A region of Theileria annulata chromosome 2, complete sequence, *** SEQUENCING IN PROGRESS *** DNA encodes the following proteins:
- a CDS encoding SfiI-subtelomeric fragment related protein family member, putative (htsf20p3-like) codes for MSNRLTGTGTSAGQASKSSKPESQPKSSSSATDQSSSGTGETQEGQSTTPVSEVISPTVAKQTETIKSTEDASAKASVTVISPTNRPRPKKTPEVATGHRTAITLNIGEKASNSAIDFKEDYQKNVTVFSAKEKYAFNKIVKIDKSETVIWEAKNETEYFHKVYVDGLGTFSKTKNMSLHLCNGTFKHLNGSDSGPWSESPAVVDLDVRISNSNIQVDYFQKDNYRIYVAKPGYTIRKVMKSKKCSSDCCCSGLVIWEADKEHALKVVLMGSKKEPKHLAVLMKSGELTLLFKSGKGEPWEDITSSKNNITDLKMYAMAEGESVELHKGHYSITLFNEFYGYLFYEGVGCVKVTHNGKNIWDLREERDFGCLKGVFLDLKSNKFNVMNDNDRCWVCEKVRKVNPVTLDVSSKASTDDFDFTVDHNRNINVYTSKGNAMFYQVVKRGGTICCGSRCCGSETVIWETEDPQRYASKVFADIDRENVSIYLLNGDILHFSEGGRNKPWKKSDNKIILDVSKTSSTIGYDFVHHGETRTFTTKPGYQFKTVMLSSSWTWLVCGSSCCKSGCLSDDIFWESEKDDEWSNMVTVYGVESSVKNINIFLNNNKVKHFHKMVLWWSCETSIVLNIDVNTDNSLFEYRSTRNFGHFNPKANLTITMIVKSTLKIWTAKPEDHGLKAVLMGSGKDEKFLSILLQSGNFVLLWKSGQGQPWKDITQEKSDFSGINMYSLEEGTSNYHELTNTDYDPIIFESRYGYEFKEGVKCVKITYNDKPMWNHTEDAEFGYLKGLYLDLPKDQFSVTNLKDQTKELIKPITTVSLDIDKKESTDQYYYLKDGDCEKYSAKSGYVFNKIVDGIKDIWKTTDGIYGTLVRTKSKDDGKYLAILMTNNMFKLLKEEDNKWKDITSQRSDITKLTFLGDKDTKLKASDYMVTIVDYSYQFMFKGAVSCKKIMYGDDEVWKPSDDKNFSEIRKFQLGLISNSFFVINNKSELKKLEFKPSSVTEAVITQVSVAKPAVITVTLDINATQSTNEFDFADHNGVVTFTPKDNHLFSKVSQGTTDIWESKTDVNGTLVRTKVSKDIKYLVVLMTNNMFTLFNLEGGEWKDITSKRHDVTMLKFLGEGDTELSKTDYTVSIVDLSFTYIFNAGIKCKKIKLGEEEVWKHSDDSNFADIKSFSLGLASNSFFVKNQSDEVKKIEEKAETETPEAKAPEAKVPEAEEPEAKAPKDEAETPATTPEAKTAAPVTTPEEKTTVTYVTLDISKTQSTDEFDFNDESGIVTYSTKSGNVFSKVSHGTKVVWKSKNNICSTLVRSKTKDNVKYLVVLLTNNMFKLFHEFDVKWTDITYKRHNVTKLKFLGDKDTELKSSDYTVSIVDLSYQFKFNTGVKCKKITYNNNPIWTHTDDSNFSEIKSLSLDLPKNMFFVTNYSDQNKELDIKVTLDIENTKSTSQFDYSDHNGIVTYSVKSDHVFNKVSQGSRSIWEYKDLYGRLVRTKLFSNNERFLAIIFYNNTFNLFRQSEEDKTWEDITNTRRDVTKLKFLSHNDHEIAKTDYTVTIVDFFYRFKFKYVVKCVKITYNNKILWNHTDDPNYSDITTFYLGIISNRFFVKSMYGPFKKLPETTQQQPESTEESTEAEEPDETSEAGEAAESKHPEVPNSSEQSTPLTSSASSS; via the exons ATGAGTAACA GGTTAACCGGAACTGGTACCAGTGCAGGTCAGGCAAGTAAGTCATCAAAACCTGAATCACAACCAAAATCAAGTTCATCTGCAACTGATCAATCCAGTAGTGGCACTGGAGAAACTCAAGAAGGTCAATCAACAACACCTGTGTCTGAGGTAATAAGTCCCACGGTAGCTAAACAAACGGAAACGATTAAGTCGACTGAGGATGCTTCAGCAAAGGCTTCTGTTACAGTTATTTCTCCCACTAATAGACCTAGACCAAAGAAAACTCCTGAGGTAGCTACTGGCCATAGGACCGCTATTACACTCAACATAGGTGAAAAGGCAAGTAACAGCGctattgattttaaagaGGATTATCAGAAAAATGTTACAGTATTTAGTGCCAAGGAAAAATACGCGTTCAATAAAATCGTTAAGATTGATAAATCTGAGACAGTGATTTGGGAGGCCAAGAATGAAACTGAGTATTTTCATAAAGTCTATGTTGATGGTCTAGGAACCTTTTcaaaaactaaaaatatGAGTCTTCATCTTTGTAATGGGACCTTTAAGCACTTAAATGGGTCTGATTCAGGACCATGGAGTGAGTCTCCAGCTGTCGTAGATCTTGATGTAAGGATCTCCAATAGTAATATCCAAGTTGATTACTTTCAGAAGGATAACTATAGGATATACGTAGCTAAACCTGGTTACACAATCAGAAAGGTTATGAAGTCCAAGAAATGTAGTTCAGATTGTTGCTGTTCAGGGTTGGTTATATGGGAGGCAGATAAGGAACACGCTCTTAAGGTGGTGTTGATGGGTTCCAAGAAAGAACCCAAACACCTTGCCGTACTGATGAAGAGTGGTGAACTTACTCTCCTATTCAAGAGTGGTAAGGGCGAGCCGTGGGAGGATATAACCTCTAGCAAGAATAATATTACTGATCTCAAGATGTATGCTATGGCTGAGGGTGAGAGCGTGGAGCTCCATAAAGGCCACTATTCCATAACCTTGTTTAACGAATTTTATGGTTATTTGTTCTATGAAGGAGTTGGATGTGTAAAGGTTACCCATAATGGTAAGAATATTTGGGACCTGAGGGAGGAACGTGACTTTGGTTGCTTGAAAGGAGTCTTTCTCGATTTGAAATCTAACAAGTTTAACGTCATGAATGATAATGATAGGTGCTGGGTATGTGAAAAGGTCAGGAAGGTTAATCCTGTCACCCTCGATGTCAGCAGTAAAGCCAGTACTGACGACTTTGATTTTACTGTTGATCATAACAGAAACATTAACGTCTACACTTCCAAGGGTAACGCAATGTTCTATCAGGTGGTTAAGAGGGGTGGCACCATTTGCTGTGGTTCAAGATGCTGTGGTTCAGAGACTGTGATATGGGAAACAGAAGATCCTCAAAGGTATGCCAGCAAGGTTTTTGCTGATATCGATAGAGAAAACGTTAGCATATATTTGTTGAATGGTGATATCTTGCACTTTAGTGAGGGTGGTAGGAATAAACCATGGAAGAAGtctgataataaaattatccTTGACGTAAGTAAAACCTCGAGTACCATTGGTTATGACTTTGTCCATCATGGTGAGACGAGGACATTCACTACGAAGCCTGGATACCAATTCAAAACTGTAATGCTCAGTAGTTCGTGGACCTGGCTAGTCTGTGGTTCAAGTTGTTGTAAGTCAGGATGTCTTTCAGATGATATTTTTTGGGAATCAGAAAAGGATGATGAGTGGTCAAACATGGTCACTGTGTATGGTGTCGAATCAAGTGTGAAGAACATTAACATATTCCTTAACAATAATAAGGTTAAACACTTTCACAAAATGGTCTTGTGGTGGTCTTGTGAAACTAGCATTGTTCTTAATATTGATGTCAATACAGATAATAGCCTATTTGAGTATAGATCAACCAGAAATTTCGGCCATTTCAATCCTAAGGCCAATTTGACAATCACCATGATTGTAAAATCAACCCTGAAGATCTGGACTGCCAAACCAGAAGATCATGGTCTCAAGGCAGTGTTGATGGGTTCTGGTAAGGATGAGAAATTCCTGTCAATCCTGCTACAAAGTGGTAACTTTGTACTTCTTTGGAAGTCTGGTCAAGGTCAGCCATGGAAAGACATCACTCAGGAAAAGAGTGATTTCTCTGGTATCAATATGTACTCCCTGGAAGAGGGTACATCCAACTATCATGAACTCACCAATACTGATTATGATCCAATAATATTCGAATCAAGATATGGCTATGAGTTTAAAGAAGGTGTCAAGTGTGTGAAGATCACATACAATGATAAGCCTATGTGGAACCATACTGAAGATGCTGAGTTTGGATACCTGAAGGGTCTATATCTTGATCTTCCTAAAGACCAGTTCAGTGTCACAAATCTTAAAGATCAGACAAAAGAACTTATCAAACCAATCACTACTGTTTCTCTGGATATTGATAAGAAGGAGAGTACGGATCAGTATTACTACTTAAAGGATGGTGATTGTGAAAAATACAGTGCTAAGTCAGGGTATGTATTTAACAAGATTGTTGATGGTATCAAGGATATATGGAAGACTACGGATGGTATCTATGGTACTTTGGTAAGGACCAAGTCTAAGGATGATGGAAAATATCTAGCCATACTAATgactaataatatgttcaaaCTGTTGAAAGAGGAGGATAATAAGTGGAAAGATATCACTAGTCAGAGGTCAGATATTACCAAGTTGACCTTCCTCGGAGATAAGGATACTAAACTCAAGGCATCAGACTATATGGTTACCATAGTCGATTACTCTTATCAATTCATGTTTAAAGGTGCAGTCAGCTGTAAGAAGATCATGTATGGTGATGATGAGGTTTGGAAACCTAGTGACGATAAAAACTTTTCAGAAATCAGGAAATTTCAACTTGGTCTTATTTCCAACAGCTTCTTTGTCATCAATAATAAATCTGAATTGAAAAAACTAGAATTTAAACCATCTTCTGTAACGGAAGCTGTGATAACTCAAGTATCTGTTGCCAAACCAGCAGTCATTACTGTTACTCTGGATATCAATGCTACTCAGTCCACTAATGAGTTTGACTTTGCTGATCATAATGGTGTAGTCACATTCACTCCCAAGGATAACCACCTGTTCAGTAAGGTATCTCAAGGTACCACTGATATATGGGAATCCAAAACTGATGTCAATGGTACCTTGGTTAGGACTAAGGTTTCCAAGGATATTAAATACCTTGTTGTCTTAATgactaataatatgttcacATTATTCAATCTGGAAGGTGGTGAGTGGAAGGATATAACTTCTAAGAGACACGATGTTACTATGCTCAAGTTCCTCGGTGAAGGTGATACTGAACTCTCCAAGACTGACTATACCGTTAGTATTGTTGATCTATCATTTACTTACATATTCAATGCTGGAATCAAATGTAAGAAGATCAAGCTAGGAGAAGAGGAGGTTTGGAAACATTCTGATGATTCTAATTTTGCAGATATAAAGTCATTTTCATTGGGTCTTGCCTCAAACAGTTTCTTTGTTAAGAACCAGTCTGATGAAGTTAAGAAGATAGAAGAGAAGGCTGAAACTGAAACTCCTGAAGCTAAGGCTCCAGAAGCTAAGGTTCCAGAGGCTGAGGAACCTGAAGCTAAGGCTCCTAAGGATGAAGCCGAAACTCCCGCTACTACTCCTGAAGCTAAGACTGCGGCTCCCGTTACTACTCCTGAAGAGAAGACTACAGTCACTTATGTTACTCTGGATATATCGAAGACTCAGTCTACTGATGAGTTCGACTTCAATGACGAGAGTGGAATTGTTACTTACAGTACTAAGTCTGGTAATGTATTCAGTAAGGTATCTCATGGCACCAAGGTTGTTTGGAAATCCAAGAATAATATATGCAGTACCTTGGTTAGGTCAAAGACTAAAGACAATGTTAAATATCTTGTTGTTCTGCTgactaataatatgttcaaaCTGTTCCATGAGTTTGATGTTAAGTGGACCGATATCACGTATAAGAGACATAATGTCACTAAACTGAAGTTCCTTGGAGATAAGGATACTGAACTTAAATCGTCTGATTATACAGTTAGTATTGTTGACCTCTCCTATCAATTCAAGTTCAATACTGGTGTCAAGTGTAAGAAGATCACATACAATAATAACCCTATTTGGACACATACTGACGACTCCAACTTCTCAGAAATAAAATCACTTTCACTAGATCTTCCTAAGAATATGTTTTTTGTCACAAATTATTCTGACCAGAATAAAGAACTAGATATTAAGGTTACTCTTGATATTGAGAATACTAAATCTACAAGTCAGTTTGACTACAGTGATCACAATGGAATCGTTACTTACAGTGTTAAGTCTGACCATGTATTCAATAAGGTTAGTCAAGGTAGCAGGAGTATTTGGGAATACAAGGATCTTTATGGTAGATTGGTTAGGACCAAGCTATTCAGTAATAATGAAAGATTTTTGgcaattatattttataacaaTACTTTCAACCTGTTCCGTCAGTCCGAAGAGGATAAGACTTGGGAGGACATAACCAACACCAGACGTGATGTCACGAAATTGAAGTTCCTAAGTCATAATGATCATGAAATCGCCAAGACTGATTATACAGTAACCATTGTTGACTTCTTTTATAGATTCAAGTTCAAATATGTAGTCAAGTGTGTCAAGATCACatacaataataaaatactGTGGAATCATACAGATGATCCCAATTATTCAGATATAACCACATTTTATCTAGGTATCATTTCAAACCGTTTCTTCGTGAAGAGCATGTATGGCCCTTTTAAGAAACTGCCTGAAACTACTCAACAACAACCTGAATCTACTGAAGAATCCACTGAAGCTGAAGAGCCTGACGAGACTTCTGAAGCCGGAGAAGCTGCA
- a CDS encoding 60S ribosomal subunit protein L18, putative, producing MGIDLVKAGRVKKPGRKALVSKNPYLRLLVKLFKFLARRTDFPFNKIVLKRLLMPRRYKAPLSLSKLSKHMESRPNNTAVVIGTVTSTESLGMIPSTTVTLVLVTYANYLYYNTTNTNIYNNELDDERMDVVPKLSVCALRVTETARKRILASGGEVLTFDQLVARSPIGGKCTLLRGETKAREAVKHFRNEVKGNPKPYVRSKGRKFEKARGRRHSRAFKA from the exons ATG gGTATTGATTTAGTAAAAGCCGGAAGAGTAAAGAAACCAGGTCGCAAGGCTTTGGTCAGTAAGAATCCTTATCTTCGCCTGTTGGTTAAGCTTTTCAAATTCCTCGCAAGACGTACTGATTTCCCCTTCAATAAGATTGTTCTAAAACGTCTATTAATGCCCAGACGCTATAAAGCCCCTCTTTCTCTTTCTAAACTCAGTAAACATATGGAAAGTAGACCTAATAACACAGCCGTTGTCATTGGAACTGTTACAAGTACTGAATCACTGGGGATGATTCCCTCTACAACCGTTACGCTAGTTTTAGTTACATATGCTAACTACTTATATTATAAcactactaatactaata tatataataatgaattagaTGATGAGAGAATGGATGTGGTGCCCAAATTGAGTGTTTGTGCTCTAAGGGTTACTGAGACCGCAAGGAAGCGAATTTTAGCAAGCGGCGGTGAGGTTTTAACCTTTGATCAACTGGTTGCGAGGAGCCCAATTGGCGGAAAGTGTACTCTTTTGAGAGGTGAAACTAAGGCCAGGGAAGCTGTAAAGCACTTTAGAAACGAAGTCAAAGGTAATCCTAAACCCTACGTAAGATCTAAGGGAAGAAAATTCGAAAAGGCAAGAGGTCGTCGTCATTCCAGAGCTTTCAAAGCTTAA
- a CDS encoding uncharacterized protein (chr2.cand.439 - hypothetical protein;~Apicoplast targetting peptide predicted by the PlasmoAP tool;~1 probable transmembrane helix predicted for TA15195 by TMHMM2.0 at aa 217-239;~Signal peptide predicted for TA15195 by SignalP 2.0 HMM (Signal peptide probability 0.910, signal anchor probability 0.000) with cleavage site probability 0.477 between residues 15 and 16) produces the protein MVYIIALFMLVCCNCVKYMEGSFLPLNQSLRPIHKMSFLYYSQKNMLKLNKTQIFAPLKKEYNTPSTVSKLFSDYQRNLPKNQEKRSYKEVFKDAIGVFRVKTKVTPLVSLISVSGYLIPFMVATRNYEPLLLSLSLPKFVDDIVTSMSSLHKFISSVPNLMELIHLCINKVFISKNELVQNHFIKFNYTQGHILSLYGNLLCHIYSDFISSLGQGFLGSVIGYTMLLSTFTPLLYCMFCALMGTYSQLPLVSQAAQVSVGSDKSYPM, from the exons AtggtatatataatagCTCTATTTATGCTTGTATGCTGtaattgtgtaaaatatatggAAGGCTCTTTTCTGCCCCTAAATCAATCACTTAGACCGATTCATAAGATGTCATTTTTGTATTATAGTCAAAAAAACATGTTGAAGTTAAATAAAACACAGATTTTCGCTCCTTTGAAAAAAGAATACAACACACCTTCCACAGTCTcgaaattattttcagaTTATCAAAGGAATCTCCCGAAAAATCAGGAGAAGAGAAGTTATAAAGAAGTTTTTAAGGATGCTATTGGAGTTTTCAGGGTGAAAACCAAAGTAACACCTCTGGTTTCACTCATTTCAGTTTCCGGATATCTAATACCTTTCATGGTAGCAACAAGG aattatgAGCCTCTATTATTATCGTTGTCATTGCCTAAGTTTGTGGATGACATAGTGACTTCAATGTCAAGTTTGCATAAGTTTATCTCGTCGGTTCCGAATCTGATGGAACTGATTCACCTGTGTATTAATAAGGTCTTCATTTCAAAAAACGAACTCGTACAAAACCACTTCATTAAATTCAACTACACACAA ggacatatattatcattatatGGAAATTTATTGTGTCATATATATTCTGATTTCATAAGTAGTCTTGGCCAGGGGTTTTTAGGCTCAGTTATAGGCTACACAATGCTTCTTTCGACCTTCACTCCTCTTCTTTACTGTATGTTCTGTGCCCTAATGGGAACCTATTCACAACTACCCCTCGTATCACAGGCCGCTCAAGTAAGCGTAGGGTCAGATAAATCATACCCaatgtaa
- a CDS encoding small GTP-binding protein, Rab family, putative (chr2.cand.438 - rab) — MTNSDGMTSVSNQRNKIVLLGEQSAGKTSIVTRFVYDHYIPAYAATIGIDFLSKVVTVNQKTMRLQLWDTAGQERFRSLMPSYIRDSSSAIVVYDITNRESFDRTRQWIKDIKDMRGDKAVIVVVGNKTDLLDKRTVSFEEGQSLANEMNCFFRETSAKNGDNVQELFTLVATELLKTIEPEPVSDKLVDIDLKPSAPSESTSCAGRSAASFTSLSKVCYRN, encoded by the exons atgacTAATTCGGATGGAA TGACATCTGTGAGTAATCAGAGAAATAAAATCGTACTGCTTGGTGAGCAGAGTGCCGGAAAGACGTCCATAGTGACGCGTTTCGTGTATGATCACTATATACCTGCTTACGCGGCAACTATCGGGATAGACTTTTTAAGTAAGGTGGTGACTGTTAACCAGAAGACAATGCGGCTGCAACTCTGGGATACCGCAGGCCAAGAGCGCTTCCGCTCTCTAATGCCCAGTTATATTCGCGACTCATCTTCAGCCATCGTAGTCTACGACATTACCAATCGCGAATCTTTCGATCGCACCAGACAATGGATCAAAGATATTAAAGATA TGAGAGGAGATAAAGCTGTAATAGTTGTTGTTGGCAATAAAACGGATTTATTAGACAAACg tACTGTTTCATTTGAAGAGGGACAAAGTTTAGCTAATGAG ATGAATTGTTTCTTTCGGGAAACAAGTGCTAAGAATGGAGATAACGTACAGGAGTTGTTCACTCTCGTTGCTACTGAGCTTTTGAAAACCATCGAACCAGAACCAGTCAGCGATAAAT TGGTtgatattgatttaaaGCCATCGGCTCCCAGTGAAAGTACGAGTTGTGCTGGTAGAAGTGCGGCGAGTTTCACAAGTTTATCAAAAGTTTGTTACCGAAATTGA
- a CDS encoding uncharacterized protein (chr2.cand.437 - hypothetical protein, conserved,mal6p1.300, PF01171 PP-loop family UPF0021) has product MVKCEYCFEGSAVLRRSFSGLPSCKTCFIESFENDIYEYIMSEKLISDGDSVCIGVSGGKDSSVLAHVLSKIKEKYKMDWNLYLLGVDEGIKGYRDDSLKVVKSIFKDRFGFSMDQVVKLIGKRGNCTVCGSFRRQMLEIGARIFGANVLCTGHNADDMAETVLLNLFRGDLLKLTNSNITTYSINSVGELNGFKEDLDNQIDGKNVNLEIKSKLNQSTNNKLRKIKRVKPLKYSFEKEIVLYARYLSLDYFSTECIYSPEAYRGHMRSFIKNLELINPKIILNIIKSGDNFHSEHTSNGEAPERNFCQICGIDSINNICKPCKIVQQLHNLEGLNGNNMMSDTNEFCDSGTANIVSGVDLESGIEMGKKAGKSNYINNNIRKGVKLRYDG; this is encoded by the exons ATGGTGAAGTGTGAGTATTGTTTCGAGGGTTCTGCCGTTTTACGGAGATCTTTTTCAGGCCTTCCATCTTGTAAAACTTGTTTTATAGAATCTTTCGAGAACGATATTTACGAGTATATTATGAGTGAGAAACTTATCTCTGATGGTGATAGTGTGTGTATTGGTGTTTCTGGAGGGAAGGATTCCTCGGTTTTAGCGCACGTTTTAAGTAAAATTAAGGAAAAGTACAAGATGGATTGGAATTTATACCTTTTAGGTGTAGATGAGGGAATAAAAGGGTACAGAGATGACTCTCTAAAGGTCGTGAAATCAAT ttttaaGGATCGGTTTGGTTTTAGTATGGATCAAGTGGTAAAATTAATAGGGAAAAGGGGAAATTGCACTGTTTGTGGTTCCTTTAGACGTCAAATGCTTGAAATTGGCGCTAGAATTTTTGGAGCAAATGTTCTGTGTACTGGACATAATGCTGATGATATGGCTGAAACTGTACTCCTCAACCTCTTCAGAGGTGATTTACTCAAACTAACCAACTCTAACATCACAACttatagtattaatagCGTAGGTGAACTTAATGGATTTAAGGAAGATTTGGACAACCAAATTGATGGgaaaaatgtaaatttagaaataaagtcaaaattaaatcagtcaactaataataaattaaggaaaataaaaagagTAAAGCCTTTGAAATATTCATTTGAGAAGGAAATTGTTCTATATGCTCGCTATTTATCTTTGGATTATTTTTCAACTGAGTGTATTTACTCTCCTGAGGCCTATAGAGGCCATATGCGTTCCTTTATTAAGAACCTTGAACTCATAAACCCCAAAATAATACtcaatataattaagtcAGGTGATAACTTTCATTCGGAACACACTTCAAATGGTGAAGCACCAGAAAGAAATTTCTGTCAGATTTGTGGAATTGATAGCATTAATAACATTTGCAAACCATGCAAAATCGTACAACAATTACATAATCTCGAAG gCTTAAATGGTAATAATATGATGAGTGATACAAATGAGTTTTGTGATTCTGGAACAGCTAATATTGTTAGTGGAGTTGATTTGGAATCTGGGATAGAAATGGGTAAAAAAGCCGGgaaatcaaattatattaacaataaCATAAGAAAGGGTGTGAAATTAAGATATGATGGCTAA